The DNA window CCTTGATCGAGTCGACCGCCTGCACCGTGTGCTCGCGCGGCATCACGAAGTGCGACTTCGGATACACCGCGATGCGGTCGTGCCGTTGGTGCGCGCGCCCGGTCAACGGGTCGAAGCTCAGCAGCTCGTCGACCTCGTCCCCGAACAGCTCGATCCGCACGGCCTGCTCGTCGTAGGACGGATACACCTCGATGATGTCGCCGCGGACCCGGAACACGCCGCGCGCGAAGTCGTGATCGTTCCGCTCGTACTGGATCTCGACGAGCTTGCGGAGGATGGCGTCGCGATCGATCCGCTGGCCCCGCTCGAGCGCGAGCAGCATCCCGTAGTACGCCTCCGGGGATCCGAGCCCGTAGATGCACGAGACGCTCGCGACGATCAGCACGTCCCGCCGCTCGAACAGCGCACGGGTGGCCGACAGCCGGAGGCGGTCGATCTCGTCGTTGATCGTCGCTTCCTTCTCGATGTACGAGTCGGTCGCCGGCATGTAGGCCTCGGGCTGGTAATAGTCGTAATAGCTGACGAAATACTCCACCGCGTTGTCGGGGAAGAAGCGTTTGAACTCCTGGTAGAGCTGCGCGGCCAGGGTCTTGTTGTGGGCCATGACCAGCGTCGGGCGGTTGACCGCCGCCACGACCTGGGCCATCGTGAACGTCTTGCCCGAGCCGGTCACGCCGAGTAGGACCTGATGCCGGTCGCCGCGGTTCAGGCCCTCGATCAGCTCGCCGATCGCACGCTCCTGATCACCGCGCGGCTCGAAGTCGGAAACGAGGGTGAACCGATCGTACGTGGAAGGCATGGACGAGACCGCCTGTCACCAGGGCGATCCGGCATGCTACCACGAGGGACGGAGCCGGGCCGTCAGCGCGGGTCGGCGGAAGCCTCGGCCTCGTTCCAGAGCGCGTAGTACCCCTCCCGGACCCGCACCCTCGCGCGCCGCAGATCGGCGCGGTCCGGACGCAGGCGGACCTCGACCTCGCGCCAGCTCCCGTCCCGGCGGGTGTTGGTCGAGATGAACCCGAGCGAGTACCGCGCGTCCAGCTCCTCGACGATCGTCTCGTAGATCTCCTCGAGCGCGTTCAGCGACTGCGGGAAGTAGGCGGTGCCCCCGGTGAGCTCCGTCAGCCGGCCCAGCCGCATCCGCTGCCGTTGGCGCGCCCTGGAACGCAGGTTGCGCTGGAAGCCGATGGCGTAGACGGTGACGTCGGACGCCCGCAGCAGATCTCGCGCGTCCCGCATCGAGAGGCGGCTGCGGGTGTCCTCGCCATCCGTGTAGAGCACCAGCACCTTGCGGCCGTCCTGCTCGAACGCGCCGTCCAGGTAGACGCCGAGGGCGTCGTACAGGGCCGTGTAGCCTTCGGGCCGACGCCCCCGCACGCGCTCGATCAGCCGGCCGAAGTCCTGCTGCCCGTAGCGGCCCACCCGCACCTCGGTGTCGAAGTCGACCAGCGTGATGTCGGCGGCATAGGTCAACGTGTTGAGGAACCTGATCGCGGCGGTCTTCTGGAACCGGTCGTTCCGCTCCATGCTGCTGCTCATGTCGAGCAGCATGCCGATGTGCAGGGGAATCGTCTCCGCGTCGCTGGCGAGCCCGAGCGAGAAGTAGCGCACCTCCTGGGGACGGCCGTCCTCGAGCACCTCGAAATCGTCGCGCGTCAGGTCGGTCACCAGGTTGCCTTCCCGATCGACGACGGTGACGCCGAGGTGCACCAGATCGATCCGACTGGTGAACAACGGCTGTTGTCCCTGTGCCGAGGCAGGCGCGAGGAGCAGAACCGCCAGGACGATTCCTTGCCACTTCATGGCCGCGATGATAGCGCACCCGGAC is part of the Acidobacteriota bacterium genome and encodes:
- a CDS encoding VWA domain-containing protein, coding for MSRDGSERPSGCAIIAAMKWQGIVLAVLLLAPASAQGQQPLFTSRIDLVHLGVTVVDREGNLVTDLTRDDFEVLEDGRPQEVRYFSLGLASDAETIPLHIGMLLDMSSSMERNDRFQKTAAIRFLNTLTYAADITLVDFDTEVRVGRYGQQDFGRLIERVRGRRPEGYTALYDALGVYLDGAFEQDGRKVLVLYTDGEDTRSRLSMRDARDLLRASDVTVYAIGFQRNLRSRARQRQRMRLGRLTELTGGTAYFPQSLNALEEIYETIVEELDARYSLGFISTNTRRDGSWREVEVRLRPDRADLRRARVRVREGYYALWNEAEASADPR